A stretch of Arachis hypogaea cultivar Tifrunner chromosome 15, arahy.Tifrunner.gnm2.J5K5, whole genome shotgun sequence DNA encodes these proteins:
- the LOC112749820 gene encoding transcription factor MYB41 has product MMGRTGSSDESGLKKGPWTPEEDKILVDYIQRHGHGSWRALPKLAGLNRCGKSCRLRWTNYLRPDIKRGKFSDEEEQLIINLHAVLGNKWAAIASHLPGRTDNEIKNFWNTHLKKKLLQMGLDPMTHRPRTDHLNLLTNLQHILAAANIVTTFTNPNHQINTALSLQNMLQPMPPAPSNLLNNLGSSFSSLSLPDTLLYEGLGLNVNDHSTLHNIIYNASNSAASSSQNQFQNFDQQQMMMTMMNGSRNNNNSSNCSESQNFDEQFGSTNATTTVTPSSSLPNLVSVSASPERSSSSPTKNNNNNIINSNSTFEIWGDFMDVDPNDAYWKDFIDQQSNQPWSTVQ; this is encoded by the exons ATGATGGGAAGAACAGGAAGCAGTGATGAAAGTGGATTGAAGAAGGGGCCATGGACACCAGAAGAGGACAAGATATTGGTTGATTACATTCAGAGACATGGCCATGGAAGTTGGAGAGCCCTTCCAAAGCTTGCTGGATTGAACAGATGCGGCAAGAGTTGCAGATTAAGGTGGACTAATTACCTCAGACCTGATATCAAACGTGGAAAGTTCTCTGATGAAGAAGAACAACTCATCATCAACTTGCATGCAGTTCTTGGCAACAA GTGGGCAGCAATAGCAAGTCATTTGCCAGGGAGAACAGATAATGAAATAAAGAATTTCTGGAACACACATTTGAAAAAGAAGCTTCTTCAAATGGGATTAGATCCAATGACACACCGTCCAAGAACAGATCACCTTAATCTCCTTACCAATCTGCAACACATTCTTGCTGCTGCTAACATTGTCACCACTTTCACAAACCCTAATCATCAAATCAACACTGCTCTAAGCCTTCAAAACATGCTTCAACCCATGCCTCCTGCACCCTCAAATTTACTCAATAATCTTGGATCATCTTTCTCATCATTATCACTGCCAGATACTCTTCTTTATGAAGGTTTAGGGTTGAATGTAAATGACCATTCTACCCTTCATAACATTATTTATAATGCTTCAAATTCAGCTGCTTCTTCCTCTCAGAATCAGTTCCAAAACTTTGATCAACAacagatgatgatgacgatgatgaatgGTAGCAGAAACAATAATAATAGCAGTAATTGCAGTGAGTCTCAGAATTTTGACGAACAATTTGGTTCAACAAATGCTACTACTACAGTCACACCATCAAGTTCACTTCCAAATCTGGTTTCAGTTTCAGCCTCACCTgaacgttcttcttcttctccaaccaagaataataataataatattattaacagtAATTCCACCTTTGAAATTTGGGGAGATTTCATGGATGTGGATCCAAATGATGCGTATTGGAAAGATTTCATTGA CCAACAATCTAACCAGCCATGGTCGACAGTCCAATGA